From the Thermanaerothrix sp. genome, the window TTTCTTAAACCACCGCTTCGAAATGTCTAATCCTAAAAACACCTTCGCATCAAAGGTTTTTTTATCCACTATCACATTCCCATCGTTGGGGTTCCCCGCCAAAAAGTTCGGAGGATTTATCAAACAAAAGGCACGCCAGTCATAGGTAAGAATCGTAAATCCTATCGTCGGTAGCCCATTAATTGTGGGGTACTTCTTCGCGTACTTCTCAATCAAGTCAAAATACTCATCCAACGTCTTGATCTTCGGATACCCAAACTCCTTTAACACCGCCTTCTGAATCCATAAGGCCGATTCACTGTAATAGGAACTCTTGTATTCCCCTGTAATAACCCCCCAGTTCGGAAGGCAATAAATATGCCCATCATCTTCCTTCATCTTCTCCCACACCGCCGCATATTTCTTCTTCAAATTGGGCCCGTACTTCTCAATCAGATCTTCTAGCGGTATCAGCGCCTTCGCCTCAATAAACTTGGTGCTATCTACTTCTATCAAGTCAGGATAATCCTGGGCCGCTATCATCGTCCCTATCTTTTGATCCTTTTGCCCCACCGCAATGTCCCACGTAAAGGTCACATTGAACTTTTCCTTAATCCACTTGTAGATCTTGTTGTCCGGCGGCGGTGTTTGTTGGGGCTGAATCGTAAACACCGAAATCGTAATCGGATAATCCTCCGGTTGACCGCCAGCAGCCTGGGGGCCCTTATTTTTCTGTTGACATCCCAAAAGGAACACCAGACTCATAGCCCCCAGCACTAGTCCTAATAACCAGCGCTGTCCTACGCCTTGCTTCATAGATATCCTCCTTAAAATTTTCTTTATAGTAATTCCCGCCTTCTTCGCTAGGATTACTACCAAGACAATATAAAACGATTTTTATATCAATTTATTCGTTATATATTGTTCTTACCTGTTCTTTTCCCATTATATACCGGAAAAATTGAATCTGGCAAGTTTTTTATCATAAAAAATGTAGTATATCAGATAAAAATGTACACTCTACGCAACGATAAGAGAGGTATCGTGCACCCGAAAGAAGAAGATTAAAGTAAGAAAGAAGATTAAAGTAAGGAAGACATTAATTATCTTTTACATTGTAAAAAAATAGCCACAACCGAATGTGGTGGTAACTCTACCGTAAAAGAGATTTCTCCCTGCGTTTCTTGTTCTTGGATTGCTTTCTGTGACAGTACTGAAGATGTTATAAGGGTTTGAATTTGTTCTTCTGTAAGATAT encodes:
- a CDS encoding extracellular solute-binding protein, which gives rise to MKQGVGQRWLLGLVLGAMSLVFLLGCQQKNKGPQAAGGQPEDYPITISVFTIQPQQTPPPDNKIYKWIKEKFNVTFTWDIAVGQKDQKIGTMIAAQDYPDLIEVDSTKFIEAKALIPLEDLIEKYGPNLKKKYAAVWEKMKEDDGHIYCLPNWGVITGEYKSSYYSESALWIQKAVLKEFGYPKIKTLDEYFDLIEKYAKKYPTINGLPTIGFTILTYDWRAFCLINPPNFLAGNPNDGNVIVDKKTFDAKVFLGLDISKRWFKKLNEMNAKGLIDRSCFVDNYDQYMAKLSSGRVLG